Proteins encoded by one window of Haliotis asinina isolate JCU_RB_2024 chromosome 6, JCU_Hal_asi_v2, whole genome shotgun sequence:
- the LOC137287240 gene encoding ensconsin-like isoform X24, which yields MADTLVTAGLNQAELLNAALDSSSTSDDLSQEQKENVSAVDDGSFLSYEPDAQSPTQISTDMGDMKTVDSPPSETHDLGPGGDMRPISSPLSETQGMGPVNDMSDKKTVGSPSSETQVMGPAGDFKRSPRPGTDTQSVDTRLSGVSGSSKADSNNSSRPTSAASSRSPLHKEKDAAKRSKEREREERVRQARERMAEERRKKFEELKEQQRLAQENRERQLEMRRRKIAELRQREEERRAGVEERRKRKEATERQRREEIICRAQERVARYEQWKLGGRKGPCPGENPPSKHLSVSMSVLYHKRNPDFASSGMLNNRPDSLLALNAIPEGRRSILASSNPPPQRPKSTVGLNSVRLREQKPRKPRPASIASSMPSFMRVEIPNQASPRSKSTDRLSRDKPNRTPRKSLGSQIMERKKEEEKKENGTDIEKKQTLKLNRRSIDRLSQPKQIREKPEAEAKAEGTPAPKKSPRTRLSPRKSLSTTNLATGARKLPSKPILKDKSKEAPVGAPQVVIEDDKAAMSRSAHETMSRSVMDISSKPTPDIMSKSVDMSSMSKSTQDISVEEYKAKLAEKRRQAREKAEREAEIERQRLEEERLAEEARLKAEEEEQRRQEEESLRLAEDARRAEEERLRKAIEAEETRKREEAERLEQERMAKEEAEQRAKEESERQEKERQERMKKEEEERQERKKRLEMIMKRVKTDGSESPKTQSPAKSATSSPSKSGESSTESSAEDGTEETMTTTVTTTGSVTNIVTTISSEDSRPDSGPSSPRGSSPLPSTPNEKAERQDGGETPKFRSPLLQQLVDSKSSSSSSDRPKFKSPLLQNLLGKNKLAARNSDEKTEEKKTDSSLVVNGKQGSDTVINTKCDTDTSSVKEQLRYDDASDEDKDVDTSEKSDGRKPSVDHIEDFPLDVAVKDSTVSAIVSDLQENKAGVPSATDSGILMDLGTSSSSLAPGPVNGLSHNGDAKDLVDSSISMKSVESVTAPMNDGMTESGLVTSQNDFEEIIDLSVTNSNKNIQLNCGQESRGDNSEDLLNFNNLDGASEDNTNRTPLIAFEENSAARQDVKDLLS from the exons aattgcTAAATGCCGCCTTGGATTCCTCTTCAACAAGTGACGACCTGTCACAAGAACAGAAAGAAAATGTGTCAGCAGTTGACGATGGATCTTTCCTGAGCTATGAACCAGATGCTCAGAGTCCAACACAAATCAGCACAGACATGGGTGACATGAAAACAGTCGACTCACCCCCAAGTGAAACGCATGACTTGGGGCCAGGTGGTGACATGAGACCCATAAGCTCACCCTTAAGTGAAACACAAGGCATGGGACCTGTCAATGACATGAGTGACAAGAAAACAGTAGGCTCACCTTCGAGTGAAACACAAGTCATGGGGCCCGCTGGAGACTTCAAACGTAGTCCCCGGCCCGGGACAGACACCCAGTCAGTGGACACACGGCTATCTGGGGTGTCGGGAAGTAGTAAGGCTGACTCCAACAACTCCAGTAGACCAACGTCTGCTGCCAGCTCAAGAAGCCCACTACATAAGGAAAAAG ATGCAGCCAAGAGATcgaaagaaagagaaagagaagaACGAGTACGTCAGGCCCGAGAAAGGATGGCAGAAGAGAGAAGGAAGAAATTTGAAGAGCTTAAGGAACAACAACGTCTTGCCCAAGAAAACAGGGAGAGACAGCTTGAGATGAGAAGGCGCAAAATTGCTGAGCTTCGTCAGCGTGAAGAAGAACGCAGAGCTGGTGTTGAGGAGAGGAGAAAGAGAAAAGAAGCAACTGAAAGA CAACGTCGGGAGGAAATCATCTGCAGGGCGCAGGAGCGAGTGGCCCGGTATGAGCAGTGGAAACTCGGGGGACGGAAAG GACCTTGCCCTGGTGAGAATCCCCCTTCCAAGCATTTGTCGGTCTCCATGAGTGTGCTTTATCACAAACGAAACCCAGACTTTGCTTCCTCGGGTATGCTTAACAACAGACCAGATTCTTTGTTGG CTCTCAACGCCATCCCAGAGGGTCGTCGATCTATTCTAGCATCCAGCAATCCTCCACCTCAACGTCCAAAGAGCACAGTGGGCCTTAACTCAGTTCGCCTAAGAGAACAGAAACCTCGTAAGCCGCGTCCGGCCAGTATCGCTAGCAGTATGCCCAGCTTTATGCGAGTGGAGATACCCAACCAGGCATCCCCACGGAGCAAGAGCACTGACAGGCTCTCGAGAG ACAAACCTAATAGAACTCCTCGGAAGTCTTTAGGCAGTCAAATCATGGAGAGAAAGAAGGAGGAAGAGAAGAAGGAGAATGGGACAGACATAGAGAAGAAACAAACCCTGAAGTTGAATCGACGGTCAATTGACAGGCTGTCTCAGCCAAAACAGATCCGAGAGAAACCAGAAGCCGAGGCCAAGGCTGAAGGAACACCTGCTCCTAAG AAGTCGCCTAGAACACGATTGTCGCCTAGAAAATCTTTGTCCACCACAAATCTTGCCACTGGTGCAAGAAAG CTGCCTTCGAAACCAATACTGAAGGATAAGTCTAAGGAGGCACCTGTTGGAGCCCCACAGGTTGTGATAGAGGATGACAAGGCTGCAATGTCTCGATCAGCCCACGAGACCATGTCCCGGTCAGTGATGGACATCTCGTCCAAGCCCACGCCAGACATCATGTCTAAGTCAGTTGACATGTCCAGTATGTCCAAGTCCACCCAGGACATCTCTGTAGAGGAGTACAAGGCCAAGCTTGCTGAGAAACGACGTCAGGCAAGAGAGAAAGCTGAAAGAGAAGCTGAGATTGAGAGACAGAGGCTTGAAGAAGAAAG GCTTGCAGAGGAAGCACGTCTGAAGGCAGAGGAAGAAGAGCAGCGCCGCCAGGAGGAAGAGTCTTTGCGTCTAGCTGAGGATGCCCGCAGGGCCGAGGAAGAGAGGCTCAGGAAGGCCATCGAAGCTGAAGAAACTCGCAAGAGGGAGGAAGCTGAGAGACTGGAACAGGAGAGAATGGCT AAAGAAGAGGCCGAGCAGCGAGCCAAGGAAGAGTCTGAGAGACAGGAGAAGGAGAGACAAGAGAGGATGAAGAAAGAGGAGGAAGAACGCCAGGAGAGGAAGAAG CGTCTGGAGATGATCATGAAGAGAGTGAAGACTGATGGAAGTGAATCACCCAAG ACTCAATCTCCTGCCAAGTCTGCTACCAGCTCTCCCAGCAAGAGCGGTGAGTCCTCAACTGAGAGTTCAGCCGAAGATGGCACTGAGGAAACCATGACAACAACTGTCACGACAACTGGTAGTGTGACCAACATCGTCACCACCATTTCATCTGAAGACAGCCGACCTGACTCTGGTCCAAGTTCCCCCCGAGGGTCATCTCCCCTACCTTCCACTCCCAATGAAAAAGCCGAGCGGCAAGATGGAGGGGAGACACCTAAGTTCCGCTCTCCCTTGCTCCAGCAGCTGGTGGATAGCAAATCATCCAGTAGTTCCTCTGACAGACCTAAGTTCAAGTCGCCATTACTTCAGAACCTCCTTGGCAAGAACAAGCTAGCTGCTAGAAACAGTGATGAGAAAACTGAAGAGAAGAAGACTGACAGTTCTCTGGTGGTAAATGGGAAGCAAGGGTCTGATACTGTGATCAATACTAAGTGTGATACTGACACTAGCTCAGTGAAGGAGCAGTTGAGATATGATGATGCTAGTGATGAGGACAAAGATGTCGACACGTCCGAGAAAAGCGATGGACGCAAACCATCGGTGGATCACATTGAGGACTTTCCTCTGGATGTAGCTGTGAAAGACTCGACTGTGAGTGCTATTGTCAGTGACTTGCAGGAGAATAAAGCTGGGGTTCCATCAGCCACTGACTCTGGGATCCTCATGGACTTAGGTACCAGCAGTTCCAGCCTAGCACCTGGACCAGTCAACGGTCTCTCTCATAATGGTGATGCCAAGGATCTGGTGGATTCAAG CATTAGTATGAAATCAGTGGAGAGTGTGACAGCCCCCATGAATGATGGCATGACAGAGAGTGGACTCGTCACCTCACAGAACGACTTTGAGGAAATCATCGACCTGTCTGTAACCAACAGCAACAAGAACATCCAGCTGAACTGCGGGCAGGAGtccaggggagacaactctgaagATCTTCTCAACTTCAACAACCTTGATGGTGCCAGTGAGGACAACACCAACAGAACACCTTTAATTGCTTTTGAAGAAAACTCAGCAGCAAGACAAGATGTCAAAG ATCTCCTCTCATGA
- the LOC137287240 gene encoding ensconsin-like isoform X5, with the protein MADTLVTAGLNQAELLNAALDSSSTSDDLSQEQKENVSAVDDGSFLSYEPDAQSPTQISTDMGDMKTVDSPPSETHDLGPGGDMRPISSPLSETQGMGPVNDMSDKKTVGSPSSETQVMGPAGDFKRSPRPGTDTQSVDTRLSGVSGSSKADSNNSSRPTSAASSRSPLHKEKDAAKRSKEREREERVRQARERMAEERRKKFEELKEQQRLAQENRERQLEMRRRKIAELRQREEERRAGVEERRKRKEATERQRREEIICRAQERVARYEQWKLGGRKGGSGHVFGFGSRTPREICQPSERPKRSSSHSALIRRSPNGSDSDYARPQRRALSACSTVRRHCCIDINHITALYKKRSRKGPCPGENPPSKHLSVSMSVLYHKRNPDFASSGMLNNRPDSLLALNAIPEGRRSILASSNPPPQRPKSTVGLNSVRLREQKPRKPRPASIASSMPSFMRVEIPNQASPRSKSTDRLSRADKPNRTPRKSLGSQIMERKKEEEKKENGTDIEKKQTLKLNRRSIDRLSQPKQIREKPEAEAKAEGTPAPKKSPRTRLSPRKSLSTTNLATGARKLPSKPILKDKSKEAPVGAPQVVIEDDKAAMSRSAHETMSRSVMDISSKPTPDIMSKSVDMSSMSKSTQDISVEEYKAKLAEKRRQAREKAEREAEIERQRLEEERLAEEARLKAEEEEQRRQEEESLRLAEDARRAEEERLRKAIEAEETRKREEAERLEQERMAKEEAEQRAKEESERQEKERQERMKKEEEERQERKKRLEMIMKRVKTDGSESPKTQSPAKSATSSPSKSGESSTESSAEDGTEETMTTTVTTTGSVTNIVTTISSEDSRPDSGPSSPRGSSPLPSTPNEKAERQDGGETPKFRSPLLQQLVDSKSSSSSSDRPKFKSPLLQNLLGKNKLAARNSDEKTEEKKTDSSLVVNGKQGSDTVINTKCDTDTSSVKEQLRYDDASDEDKDVDTSEKSDGRKPSVDHIEDFPLDVAVKDSTVSAIVSDLQENKAGVPSATDSGILMDLGTSSSSLAPGPVNGLSHNGDAKDLVDSSISMKSVESVTAPMNDGMTESGLVTSQNDFEEIIDLSVTNSNKNIQLNCGQESRGDNSEDLLNFNNLDGASEDNTNRTPLIAFEENSAARQDVKDLLS; encoded by the exons aattgcTAAATGCCGCCTTGGATTCCTCTTCAACAAGTGACGACCTGTCACAAGAACAGAAAGAAAATGTGTCAGCAGTTGACGATGGATCTTTCCTGAGCTATGAACCAGATGCTCAGAGTCCAACACAAATCAGCACAGACATGGGTGACATGAAAACAGTCGACTCACCCCCAAGTGAAACGCATGACTTGGGGCCAGGTGGTGACATGAGACCCATAAGCTCACCCTTAAGTGAAACACAAGGCATGGGACCTGTCAATGACATGAGTGACAAGAAAACAGTAGGCTCACCTTCGAGTGAAACACAAGTCATGGGGCCCGCTGGAGACTTCAAACGTAGTCCCCGGCCCGGGACAGACACCCAGTCAGTGGACACACGGCTATCTGGGGTGTCGGGAAGTAGTAAGGCTGACTCCAACAACTCCAGTAGACCAACGTCTGCTGCCAGCTCAAGAAGCCCACTACATAAGGAAAAAG ATGCAGCCAAGAGATcgaaagaaagagaaagagaagaACGAGTACGTCAGGCCCGAGAAAGGATGGCAGAAGAGAGAAGGAAGAAATTTGAAGAGCTTAAGGAACAACAACGTCTTGCCCAAGAAAACAGGGAGAGACAGCTTGAGATGAGAAGGCGCAAAATTGCTGAGCTTCGTCAGCGTGAAGAAGAACGCAGAGCTGGTGTTGAGGAGAGGAGAAAGAGAAAAGAAGCAACTGAAAGA CAACGTCGGGAGGAAATCATCTGCAGGGCGCAGGAGCGAGTGGCCCGGTATGAGCAGTGGAAACTCGGGGGACGGAAAGGTGGGAGTGGTCACGTTTTCGGCTTTGGTAGCCGCACACCTCGTGAGATTTGCCAGCCTTCTGAGCGACCAAAGCGGTCATCTTCTCATAGTGCGCTTATACGCCGCTCTCCTAATGGTTCCGACTCGGACTATGCTCGACCGCAGCGTCGTGCTCTGTCTGCGTGTAGCACTGTTCGACGGCACTGTTGTATTGACATTAACCATATTACTG CTCTTTACAAGAAAAGATCCCGCAAAG GACCTTGCCCTGGTGAGAATCCCCCTTCCAAGCATTTGTCGGTCTCCATGAGTGTGCTTTATCACAAACGAAACCCAGACTTTGCTTCCTCGGGTATGCTTAACAACAGACCAGATTCTTTGTTGG CTCTCAACGCCATCCCAGAGGGTCGTCGATCTATTCTAGCATCCAGCAATCCTCCACCTCAACGTCCAAAGAGCACAGTGGGCCTTAACTCAGTTCGCCTAAGAGAACAGAAACCTCGTAAGCCGCGTCCGGCCAGTATCGCTAGCAGTATGCCCAGCTTTATGCGAGTGGAGATACCCAACCAGGCATCCCCACGGAGCAAGAGCACTGACAGGCTCTCGAGAG CAGACAAACCTAATAGAACTCCTCGGAAGTCTTTAGGCAGTCAAATCATGGAGAGAAAGAAGGAGGAAGAGAAGAAGGAGAATGGGACAGACATAGAGAAGAAACAAACCCTGAAGTTGAATCGACGGTCAATTGACAGGCTGTCTCAGCCAAAACAGATCCGAGAGAAACCAGAAGCCGAGGCCAAGGCTGAAGGAACACCTGCTCCTAAG AAGTCGCCTAGAACACGATTGTCGCCTAGAAAATCTTTGTCCACCACAAATCTTGCCACTGGTGCAAGAAAG CTGCCTTCGAAACCAATACTGAAGGATAAGTCTAAGGAGGCACCTGTTGGAGCCCCACAGGTTGTGATAGAGGATGACAAGGCTGCAATGTCTCGATCAGCCCACGAGACCATGTCCCGGTCAGTGATGGACATCTCGTCCAAGCCCACGCCAGACATCATGTCTAAGTCAGTTGACATGTCCAGTATGTCCAAGTCCACCCAGGACATCTCTGTAGAGGAGTACAAGGCCAAGCTTGCTGAGAAACGACGTCAGGCAAGAGAGAAAGCTGAAAGAGAAGCTGAGATTGAGAGACAGAGGCTTGAAGAAGAAAG GCTTGCAGAGGAAGCACGTCTGAAGGCAGAGGAAGAAGAGCAGCGCCGCCAGGAGGAAGAGTCTTTGCGTCTAGCTGAGGATGCCCGCAGGGCCGAGGAAGAGAGGCTCAGGAAGGCCATCGAAGCTGAAGAAACTCGCAAGAGGGAGGAAGCTGAGAGACTGGAACAGGAGAGAATGGCT AAAGAAGAGGCCGAGCAGCGAGCCAAGGAAGAGTCTGAGAGACAGGAGAAGGAGAGACAAGAGAGGATGAAGAAAGAGGAGGAAGAACGCCAGGAGAGGAAGAAG CGTCTGGAGATGATCATGAAGAGAGTGAAGACTGATGGAAGTGAATCACCCAAG ACTCAATCTCCTGCCAAGTCTGCTACCAGCTCTCCCAGCAAGAGCGGTGAGTCCTCAACTGAGAGTTCAGCCGAAGATGGCACTGAGGAAACCATGACAACAACTGTCACGACAACTGGTAGTGTGACCAACATCGTCACCACCATTTCATCTGAAGACAGCCGACCTGACTCTGGTCCAAGTTCCCCCCGAGGGTCATCTCCCCTACCTTCCACTCCCAATGAAAAAGCCGAGCGGCAAGATGGAGGGGAGACACCTAAGTTCCGCTCTCCCTTGCTCCAGCAGCTGGTGGATAGCAAATCATCCAGTAGTTCCTCTGACAGACCTAAGTTCAAGTCGCCATTACTTCAGAACCTCCTTGGCAAGAACAAGCTAGCTGCTAGAAACAGTGATGAGAAAACTGAAGAGAAGAAGACTGACAGTTCTCTGGTGGTAAATGGGAAGCAAGGGTCTGATACTGTGATCAATACTAAGTGTGATACTGACACTAGCTCAGTGAAGGAGCAGTTGAGATATGATGATGCTAGTGATGAGGACAAAGATGTCGACACGTCCGAGAAAAGCGATGGACGCAAACCATCGGTGGATCACATTGAGGACTTTCCTCTGGATGTAGCTGTGAAAGACTCGACTGTGAGTGCTATTGTCAGTGACTTGCAGGAGAATAAAGCTGGGGTTCCATCAGCCACTGACTCTGGGATCCTCATGGACTTAGGTACCAGCAGTTCCAGCCTAGCACCTGGACCAGTCAACGGTCTCTCTCATAATGGTGATGCCAAGGATCTGGTGGATTCAAG CATTAGTATGAAATCAGTGGAGAGTGTGACAGCCCCCATGAATGATGGCATGACAGAGAGTGGACTCGTCACCTCACAGAACGACTTTGAGGAAATCATCGACCTGTCTGTAACCAACAGCAACAAGAACATCCAGCTGAACTGCGGGCAGGAGtccaggggagacaactctgaagATCTTCTCAACTTCAACAACCTTGATGGTGCCAGTGAGGACAACACCAACAGAACACCTTTAATTGCTTTTGAAGAAAACTCAGCAGCAAGACAAGATGTCAAAG ATCTCCTCTCATGA
- the LOC137287240 gene encoding ensconsin-like isoform X11, translating to MADTLVTAGLNQAELLNAALDSSSTSDDLSQEQKENVSAVDDGSFLSYEPDAQSPTQISTDMGDMKTVDSPPSETHDLGPGGDMRPISSPLSETQGMGPVNDMSDKKTVGSPSSETQVMGPAGDFKRSPRPGTDTQSVDTRLSGVSGSSKADSNNSSRPTSAASSRSPLHKEKDAAKRSKEREREERVRQARERMAEERRKKFEELKEQQRLAQENRERQLEMRRRKIAELRQREEERRAGVEERRKRKEATERQRREEIICRAQERVARYEQWKLGGRKGGSGHVFGFGSRTPREICQPSERPKRSSSHSALIRRSPNGSDSDYARPQRRALSACSTVRRHCCIDINHITGPCPGENPPSKHLSVSMSVLYHKRNPDFASSGMLNNRPDSLLALNAIPEGRRSILASSNPPPQRPKSTVGLNSVRLREQKPRKPRPASIASSMPSFMRVEIPNQASPRSKSTDRLSRADKPNRTPRKSLGSQIMERKKEEEKKENGTDIEKKQTLKLNRRSIDRLSQPKQIREKPEAEAKAEGTPAPKLPSKPILKDKSKEAPVGAPQVVIEDDKAAMSRSAHETMSRSVMDISSKPTPDIMSKSVDMSSMSKSTQDISVEEYKAKLAEKRRQAREKAEREAEIERQRLEEERLAEEARLKAEEEEQRRQEEESLRLAEDARRAEEERLRKAIEAEETRKREEAERLEQERMAKEEAEQRAKEESERQEKERQERMKKEEEERQERKKRLEMIMKRVKTDGSESPKTQSPAKSATSSPSKSGESSTESSAEDGTEETMTTTVTTTGSVTNIVTTISSEDSRPDSGPSSPRGSSPLPSTPNEKAERQDGGETPKFRSPLLQQLVDSKSSSSSSDRPKFKSPLLQNLLGKNKLAARNSDEKTEEKKTDSSLVVNGKQGSDTVINTKCDTDTSSVKEQLRYDDASDEDKDVDTSEKSDGRKPSVDHIEDFPLDVAVKDSTVSAIVSDLQENKAGVPSATDSGILMDLGTSSSSLAPGPVNGLSHNGDAKDLVDSSISMKSVESVTAPMNDGMTESGLVTSQNDFEEIIDLSVTNSNKNIQLNCGQESRGDNSEDLLNFNNLDGASEDNTNRTPLIAFEENSAARQDVKDLLS from the exons aattgcTAAATGCCGCCTTGGATTCCTCTTCAACAAGTGACGACCTGTCACAAGAACAGAAAGAAAATGTGTCAGCAGTTGACGATGGATCTTTCCTGAGCTATGAACCAGATGCTCAGAGTCCAACACAAATCAGCACAGACATGGGTGACATGAAAACAGTCGACTCACCCCCAAGTGAAACGCATGACTTGGGGCCAGGTGGTGACATGAGACCCATAAGCTCACCCTTAAGTGAAACACAAGGCATGGGACCTGTCAATGACATGAGTGACAAGAAAACAGTAGGCTCACCTTCGAGTGAAACACAAGTCATGGGGCCCGCTGGAGACTTCAAACGTAGTCCCCGGCCCGGGACAGACACCCAGTCAGTGGACACACGGCTATCTGGGGTGTCGGGAAGTAGTAAGGCTGACTCCAACAACTCCAGTAGACCAACGTCTGCTGCCAGCTCAAGAAGCCCACTACATAAGGAAAAAG ATGCAGCCAAGAGATcgaaagaaagagaaagagaagaACGAGTACGTCAGGCCCGAGAAAGGATGGCAGAAGAGAGAAGGAAGAAATTTGAAGAGCTTAAGGAACAACAACGTCTTGCCCAAGAAAACAGGGAGAGACAGCTTGAGATGAGAAGGCGCAAAATTGCTGAGCTTCGTCAGCGTGAAGAAGAACGCAGAGCTGGTGTTGAGGAGAGGAGAAAGAGAAAAGAAGCAACTGAAAGA CAACGTCGGGAGGAAATCATCTGCAGGGCGCAGGAGCGAGTGGCCCGGTATGAGCAGTGGAAACTCGGGGGACGGAAAGGTGGGAGTGGTCACGTTTTCGGCTTTGGTAGCCGCACACCTCGTGAGATTTGCCAGCCTTCTGAGCGACCAAAGCGGTCATCTTCTCATAGTGCGCTTATACGCCGCTCTCCTAATGGTTCCGACTCGGACTATGCTCGACCGCAGCGTCGTGCTCTGTCTGCGTGTAGCACTGTTCGACGGCACTGTTGTATTGACATTAACCATATTACTG GACCTTGCCCTGGTGAGAATCCCCCTTCCAAGCATTTGTCGGTCTCCATGAGTGTGCTTTATCACAAACGAAACCCAGACTTTGCTTCCTCGGGTATGCTTAACAACAGACCAGATTCTTTGTTGG CTCTCAACGCCATCCCAGAGGGTCGTCGATCTATTCTAGCATCCAGCAATCCTCCACCTCAACGTCCAAAGAGCACAGTGGGCCTTAACTCAGTTCGCCTAAGAGAACAGAAACCTCGTAAGCCGCGTCCGGCCAGTATCGCTAGCAGTATGCCCAGCTTTATGCGAGTGGAGATACCCAACCAGGCATCCCCACGGAGCAAGAGCACTGACAGGCTCTCGAGAG CAGACAAACCTAATAGAACTCCTCGGAAGTCTTTAGGCAGTCAAATCATGGAGAGAAAGAAGGAGGAAGAGAAGAAGGAGAATGGGACAGACATAGAGAAGAAACAAACCCTGAAGTTGAATCGACGGTCAATTGACAGGCTGTCTCAGCCAAAACAGATCCGAGAGAAACCAGAAGCCGAGGCCAAGGCTGAAGGAACACCTGCTCCTAAG CTGCCTTCGAAACCAATACTGAAGGATAAGTCTAAGGAGGCACCTGTTGGAGCCCCACAGGTTGTGATAGAGGATGACAAGGCTGCAATGTCTCGATCAGCCCACGAGACCATGTCCCGGTCAGTGATGGACATCTCGTCCAAGCCCACGCCAGACATCATGTCTAAGTCAGTTGACATGTCCAGTATGTCCAAGTCCACCCAGGACATCTCTGTAGAGGAGTACAAGGCCAAGCTTGCTGAGAAACGACGTCAGGCAAGAGAGAAAGCTGAAAGAGAAGCTGAGATTGAGAGACAGAGGCTTGAAGAAGAAAG GCTTGCAGAGGAAGCACGTCTGAAGGCAGAGGAAGAAGAGCAGCGCCGCCAGGAGGAAGAGTCTTTGCGTCTAGCTGAGGATGCCCGCAGGGCCGAGGAAGAGAGGCTCAGGAAGGCCATCGAAGCTGAAGAAACTCGCAAGAGGGAGGAAGCTGAGAGACTGGAACAGGAGAGAATGGCT AAAGAAGAGGCCGAGCAGCGAGCCAAGGAAGAGTCTGAGAGACAGGAGAAGGAGAGACAAGAGAGGATGAAGAAAGAGGAGGAAGAACGCCAGGAGAGGAAGAAG CGTCTGGAGATGATCATGAAGAGAGTGAAGACTGATGGAAGTGAATCACCCAAG ACTCAATCTCCTGCCAAGTCTGCTACCAGCTCTCCCAGCAAGAGCGGTGAGTCCTCAACTGAGAGTTCAGCCGAAGATGGCACTGAGGAAACCATGACAACAACTGTCACGACAACTGGTAGTGTGACCAACATCGTCACCACCATTTCATCTGAAGACAGCCGACCTGACTCTGGTCCAAGTTCCCCCCGAGGGTCATCTCCCCTACCTTCCACTCCCAATGAAAAAGCCGAGCGGCAAGATGGAGGGGAGACACCTAAGTTCCGCTCTCCCTTGCTCCAGCAGCTGGTGGATAGCAAATCATCCAGTAGTTCCTCTGACAGACCTAAGTTCAAGTCGCCATTACTTCAGAACCTCCTTGGCAAGAACAAGCTAGCTGCTAGAAACAGTGATGAGAAAACTGAAGAGAAGAAGACTGACAGTTCTCTGGTGGTAAATGGGAAGCAAGGGTCTGATACTGTGATCAATACTAAGTGTGATACTGACACTAGCTCAGTGAAGGAGCAGTTGAGATATGATGATGCTAGTGATGAGGACAAAGATGTCGACACGTCCGAGAAAAGCGATGGACGCAAACCATCGGTGGATCACATTGAGGACTTTCCTCTGGATGTAGCTGTGAAAGACTCGACTGTGAGTGCTATTGTCAGTGACTTGCAGGAGAATAAAGCTGGGGTTCCATCAGCCACTGACTCTGGGATCCTCATGGACTTAGGTACCAGCAGTTCCAGCCTAGCACCTGGACCAGTCAACGGTCTCTCTCATAATGGTGATGCCAAGGATCTGGTGGATTCAAG CATTAGTATGAAATCAGTGGAGAGTGTGACAGCCCCCATGAATGATGGCATGACAGAGAGTGGACTCGTCACCTCACAGAACGACTTTGAGGAAATCATCGACCTGTCTGTAACCAACAGCAACAAGAACATCCAGCTGAACTGCGGGCAGGAGtccaggggagacaactctgaagATCTTCTCAACTTCAACAACCTTGATGGTGCCAGTGAGGACAACACCAACAGAACACCTTTAATTGCTTTTGAAGAAAACTCAGCAGCAAGACAAGATGTCAAAG ATCTCCTCTCATGA